In one Mucilaginibacter ginsenosidivorax genomic region, the following are encoded:
- a CDS encoding nuclear transport factor 2-like protein, which translates to MIDQHLTDRNKALVRSFYEGGTDSEAKAYGEIFLPEFEVTAPNYLPWGGTSNLQAYLDDVLHQVTAVLDFKRCEIISLVGENEHIIILINIALVGTADRINISEHWTIKDNKALSLWVAYFEPEALMQLIAKNAAAAV; encoded by the coding sequence ATGATTGACCAACATTTAACAGACCGTAATAAAGCTTTGGTACGAAGCTTTTACGAAGGCGGTACCGATAGTGAAGCAAAGGCATATGGTGAGATATTTTTGCCGGAATTCGAAGTTACAGCACCCAATTATTTACCATGGGGCGGCACCAGCAACCTGCAAGCTTACCTTGATGATGTATTGCACCAGGTTACCGCCGTGCTTGATTTTAAACGATGCGAGATCATTTCCCTTGTAGGCGAAAATGAGCACATAATCATACTTATTAATATTGCGCTGGTGGGTACGGCCGACAGGATCAATATCTCTGAACATTGGACCATCAAAGATAACAAGGCACTTTCTTTATGGGTGGCTTATTTTGAACCGGAAGCGTTAATGCAATTAATAGCAAAAAACGCGGCCGCAGCAGTGTAA